The Archocentrus centrarchus isolate MPI-CPG fArcCen1 chromosome 7, fArcCen1, whole genome shotgun sequence genome window below encodes:
- the LOC115783123 gene encoding twist-related protein 2-like, which produces MREEEQSNDHPEGGVVSSKENNKRPLSNACPVVVATPGITGHKRQMGAQMEDHISAITPTTSADDGEVKPGDDIQIYNPAGPKKLKRSPQHRPLSLSPVPGPSPEDLSSSLEDPHAQRAIANIRERQRTRSLNEAFASLRKIIPTLPSDKLSKIQTLKLASRYIDFLYQVLQSDEMDTKLAGCNYLAHERLSYAFSVWRMEGAWSTMSAGH; this is translated from the coding sequence ATGAGAGAGGAGGAGCAGTCAAATGACCATCCTGAGGGAGGGGTGGTTTCCAGCAAGGAGAACAACAAAAGACCGCTTTCTAATGCCTGTCCTGTTGTAGTTGCAACACCGGGGATAACCGGGCATAAACGGCAGATGGGTGCACAAATGGAGGATCACATTTCTGCAATTACACCCACCACATCAGCAGACGACGGCGAAGTCAAGCCAGGAGATGACATCCAGATCTACAATCCAGCTGGACCTAAAAAACTCAAGAGGAGTCCTCAGCATCGCCCACTGTCCCTTTCTCCTGTCCCTGGTCCTAGCCCTGAAGATCTTTCATCCAGCCTCGAGGACCCACATGCCCAGCGGGCAATTGCCAACATCCGGGAGCGCCAGCGGACACGATCTCTGAATGAAGCTTTTGCCTCACTGCGTAAGATAATCCCAACGCTCCCTTCTGACAAACTGAGCAAGATCCAGACCCTTAAGCTGGCATCACGCTACATTGACTTTCTGTACCAGGTTCTGCAGAGCGACGAGATGGACACCAAGCTGGCGGGATGTAATTACCTGGCTCATGAGAGACTGAGCTATGCCTTCTCTGTCTGGAGGATGGAGGGAGCCTGGTCGACCATGTCTGCTGGTCACTAG